The following proteins are encoded in a genomic region of Salvelinus sp. IW2-2015 unplaced genomic scaffold, ASM291031v2 Un_scaffold356, whole genome shotgun sequence:
- the LOC112068270 gene encoding sialic acid synthase-like, whose amino-acid sequence MAVEFLDELDVPFFKVASCDANNFPYLELTAKKRTAYGDIQWDAVNGDNETSLSDGQGTQSELHHPAVHQCLPMDPEDVNLRVIAEYQKEFPDIPIGYSGHERGISIXVAAVAMGAKVVERHVTLDKSWKGNDHEASLEPSELTELVRAIRLVERAQGTGVKQMLPCEKACHDKLGKSVVAKVXIPKGTVLSMDMLGVKVGEPRGXSXEDMGQLVGKAVTEDVEEDGSIMPRMVDGYNKG is encoded by the exons ATGGCTGTGGAGTTCCTGGATGAGCTTGATGTGCCCTTCTTCAAAGTTGCCTCATGCGATGCCAACAATTTCCCCTATCTGGAACTGACTGCAAAAAAAAG GACGGCCTATGGTGATATCCAGTGGGATGCAGTCAATGGCGACAATGAGACGAGTCTATCAGACGGTCAAGGAACACAATCAGAACTTCACCATCCTGCAGTGCACCAGTGCCTACCCATGGACCCTGAGGATGTCAACCTACGTGTCATAGCA GAATACCAGAAGGAATTCCCTGATATTCCCATCGGATATTCTGGCCATGAGAGGGGAATCAGCATCMCCGTGGCAGCAGTGGCAATGGGGGCAAAAGTCGTGGAGCGTCACGTGACCCTGGACAAGAGCTGGAAGGGCAACGACCACGAGGCGTCACTGGAGCCTTCTGAGCTGACAGAGCTGGTCAGAGCCATCCGCCTGGTGGAGCGGGCCCAAGGCACGGGCGTCAAACAGATGCTACCCTGTGAGAAAGCCTGCCATGACAAG CTCGGGAAGTCAGTGGTGGCTAAGGTGGYGATACCCAAAGGCACGGTGCTGAGTATGGATATGCTGGGGGTGAAGGTGGGCGAGCCGAGGGGCRTCTCTCMTGAAGACATGGGTCAGCTGGTGGGCAAGGCCGTCACAGAGGACGTGGAGGAGGATGGAAGCATCATGCCACGTATGGTGGACGGCTACAACAAGGGCTGA
- the LOC112068284 gene encoding N-acylneuraminate cytidylyltransferase yields MAAARKRTLSGFEDVIDGKTKIFKDSGRKIHIAALILARGGSKGIPLKNIKVLAGVPLIGWVLRAAVDSKQFDSVWVSTDHDDIEKVAKAWGAQVHRRSPEVSKDSSSSLDTIQEFARLNPEVKVICHIQATSPCLHPFHLKEALELITNQGFTSVFAVARQHHFRWQEVKKGGSVATKPLNLDPSNRPRRQDWDGELCENGSFYIHTRATIEEGLQGGKWAYYEMLPEYSVDIDVDIDWPVAEQRVLRFGYFGLDKPEVVRLLLCNISGCLTDGRVLISVSGEEMISVNTRDTMGIRMLQREGVEVILISSSEDLTKALADKLSQRTGCEVRQLGKDIQGEAKAMMDDRDLDWKEVAYMGNDAPDVDCLNLAGLSAVPRDAPVVAINAAKYSCHNVAGLGAVREFSEHILLLKKKAKSQMEQDRIHRHAF; encoded by the exons ATGGCTGCTGCAAGAAAACGTACGCTATCTGGATTTGAAGATGTGATAGACGGGAAAACAAAGATTTTCAAAGACAGCGGCAGGAAGATACACATTGCAGCTCTGATCCTAGCTAGGGGAGGCAGTAAGGGGATCCCCCTGAAGAATATCAAAGTTCTCGCCGGTGTCCCGCTCATTGGATGGGTTCTGAGAGCTGCCGTGGATTCCAAACAGTTTGACAG TGTGTGGGTATCGACTGATCATGATGACATTGAGAAGGTGGCCAAGGCATGGGGAGCTCAGGTTCACCGCAGGAGCCCAGAGGTGTCCAAAGACTCTTCCAGCTCTCTCGACACTATCCAGGAATTTGCCCGATTAAACCCAG AGGTGAAGGTGATCTGTCACATCCAGGCTACGTCTCCCTGCTTGCACCCCTTCCACCTGAAGGAGGCCCTGGAGTTGATCACCAATCAGGGCTTCACGTCTGTCTTCGCCGTGGCCCGACAACACCACTTCCGCTGGCAGGAGGTCAAGAAAGGAG GTAGTGTAGCCACCAAGCCACTGAACCTTGACCCGTCTAACAGGCCCCGGAGACAGGACTGGGATGGAGAGCTGTGTGAGAACGGATCTTTCTACATTCATACCAGAGCGACAATAGAGGAAGGCCTGCAG GGGGGAAAGTGGGCTTACTATGAGATGCTGCCAGAGTACAGTGTGGATATTGATGTGGATATCGATTGGCCCGTGGCAGAACAGAGAGTACTGAG GTTTGGTTACTTTGGCCTGGACAAGCCTGAGGTGGTGCGTCTGCTGCTGTGTAACATCTCAGGCTGTCTGACGGACGGCCGcgtcctcatctctgtctctggaGAGGAGATGATCTCTGTCAACACCAGAGATACCATGGGTATCCGCATgctgcagagagagggggtggag GTGATCCTGATCTCGTCCAGTGAGGACCTGACCAAGGCCTTGGCTGACAAGCTGTCCCAGAGGACGGGCTGCGAGGTCAGACAGCTGGGCAAGGACATCCAGGGTGAGGCCAAAGCCATGATGGACGACAGGGATCTGGACTGGAAGGAAGTCGCCTATATGG GTAACGATGCACCAGATGTTGACTGTCTGAACCTGGCTGGGCTGAGTGCAGTACCCCGGGATGCCCCAGTGGTAGCAATCAATGCTGCTAAATACTCCTGCCACAATGTTGCAGGCCTCGGGGCTGTGAGGGAGTTTTCTGAACACATCCTGCTGCTCAAGAAGAAGGCCAAGTCTCAGATGGAACAGGACCGCATCCACAGACATGCATTCTAA
- the LOC112068285 gene encoding sialic acid synthase: MPLKFELCPGRMIGGSNPCFIIAEIGQNHQGDIEIAKKMIKMAKDCGADCAKFQKSELEHKFNKRALERPYTSKQSWGKTYGEHKRHLEFSHIQYVELQNYAKEVGIFFTASGMDEMAVEFLHELDVPFFKVGSGDTNNFPYLEKTAKKGRPMVISSGMQSMETMRRVYQTVKKHNQNFCILQCTSAYPLEAEDVNLRVIAEYQKEFPDIPIGYSGHESGVHISVAAVALGAKVIERHVTLDKSWKGSDHEASLEPSELTELVKAIRLVERSLGTSIKQMLPCEKPCHDKLGKSVVAKVAIPKGTVLSMDMLGVKVGEPKGVPPENIFQLVGKSVTEDVEEDESITPDVVESYGKKIKC, from the exons ATGCCTCTGAAATTCGAGCTTTGTCCTGGCAGGATGATTGGGGGTTCTAACCCCTGTTTCATTATTGCAGAAATTGGACAGAACCACCAGGGAGATATcgaaattgccaagaaaatgaTCAAGATGGCTAAG GACTGTGGGGCAGACTGCGCCAAGTTTCAGAAGAGTGAACTTGAGCACAAGTTCAACAAGCGTGCTCTGGAGCGTCCCTACACCTCCAAACAATCCTGGGGAAAGACGTACGGAGAGCACAAGCGCCACCTTGAGTTCAGTCATATACAATACGTAGAGCTTCAGAATTATGCAAAGGAGGTTGGAATTTTCTTTACTGCTTCAGGAATGGATGAG ATGGCTGTGGAGTTCCTACACGAGCTTGATGTGCCCTTCTTCAAAGTTGGTTCAGGGGACACCAACAACTTTCCCTATCTGGAAAAGACTGCAAAAAAAG GTCGCCCCATGGTGATATCCAGTGGGATGCAGTCGATGGAGACAATGAGACGGGTMTACCAGACAGTCAAGAAACACAATCAGAACTTCTGCATCCTGCAGTGCACCAGTGCCTACCCATTGGAGGCTGAAGATGTCAACCTGCGTGTCATCGCA GAATACCAGAAGGAATTCCCTGATATTCCCATCGGATATTCCGGGCACGAGTCTGGGGTCCACATCTCCGTGGCAGCAGTGGCGCTGGGGGCAAAGGTCATTGAGCGTCACGTGACCCTGGACAAGAGCTGGAAGGGAAGTGACCACGAAGCTTCTCTGGAGCCCTCTgagctgacagagctggtgaaagcCATCCGATTGGTGGAGAGGTCTCTGGGGACGAGCATCAAGCAGATGCTGCCCTGTGAGAAGCCATGCCACGATAAG CTGGGRAAATCAGTGGTGGCCAAGGTGGCGATCCCCAAAGGCACGGTGCTGAGTATGGACATGCTGGGGGTGAAGGTGGGCGAGCCGAAGGGCGTTCCCCCCGAGAACATCTTCCAGCTGGTGGGCAAGTCCGTCACAGAGGAYGTGGAGGAGGACGAGAGTATCACCCCAGACGTGGTCGAAAGCTAYGGCAAGAAGATCAAGTGCTGA